DNA from bacterium:
AGTATTCTTTTTTAAGCCAGAGATTATTGACAGTCTACTGGTATGGAGTTCATTGGTGAGTTTTATTGTTGGCTTAGCTTATGTCATCGGCACAAGGCAAGTCTGGTTAAGTTTATCTGTCAACAACACATAACAAATCGCTGAAGCGGACGGCGTTTCACGCCGCCGCTTAGCTCAGTCGTTAGGTGTAACGAGGTGTTGCAAGAAAGGAGGGCGAGAATGAGGAATTACATTGCACTTGCGTTGGCAATTGGGATTTTCTGTATTGTTGGATGTGCTCCGAAGATAAGTAATCCTGAAGCTGAGAAAGCAGCTATAGAGTCAGCACAAGTATGGCTGGAGTTAGTAGATAGTGAAAAATATGCAGAGAGTTGGGAAGAGGCAGCCGAATACTTCAAGTCAGCCATAAGTAAGAGCAAATGGCAAGGAACCATCCAAGCTGCAAGAAAACCTCTTGGGAAAGTGATCTCCAGAGAGCTCAGATCTCAGCGATATACAACTTCTCTTCCAGGCGCTCCAGATGGGGAGTATGTGGTAATCCAGTATAAGACATCTTTCGAGAATAAGAAGGCTGCCATCGAGACAATCACACCCATGTTGGATAAAGATGGTAAATGGAGAGTTTCCGGCTACTATATCAAGTAGTTACACCTAACCAATCGCTGAAGCTGACGGCGGGCAAGCCCGCCGCAGCTTAGCTCAGTCGTTAGGCAAAATAGGTAAGAACATATGAGGATATTATTAATTTTTATCAACCATGAAAATTGACCGTTTAACTCGAGAAAAAATTGATAAGATTGCTATGCAATTTTTACAAAAATATGATAAGAAACTTTTGGAAGAAGCTCGACCTATACCAGTTGAAAAGATAGTAACAGAGTATCTCGCTGCAAAAGATGGTTTACAATTTAAGATTGATAATCTAAAGTATGATATATTTCAAAGAAAAATCTGGGGAAGAACTAATTTGAGGGAAAAGATCATTTCTATTGATACATCACTTATAGAAACTCCATCACTTAAAACTAAATATAGATTTACTCTAGCCCATGAAGTAGGTCATTGG
Protein-coding regions in this window:
- a CDS encoding DUF4019 domain-containing protein; this encodes MRNYIALALAIGIFCIVGCAPKISNPEAEKAAIESAQVWLELVDSEKYAESWEEAAEYFKSAISKSKWQGTIQAARKPLGKVISRELRSQRYTTSLPGAPDGEYVVIQYKTSFENKKAAIETITPMLDKDGKWRVSGYYIK